The Peptacetobacter hiranonis DNA window TGCCACGTGTGGCTTAGTATCAGCTTTTTCTTCTCCACCGATTCCAGCGAAGAACTGGTTTACATAATGAACTGCTTTTATTGCCATTTCATTGTCCTCCTAGAATTAATTGTATTTACAATATTCGTCTCTTATTTCTTTCATTTCGTCAGCTATTTCGTCTACTTCAAGAACCATTTCCATCATTCCAACCTGTTCTTCGTAAACTTCTTCGTCGAATAATTCTTTAACTTCTTCTTCAACAACATGGTATACTGCTAATCCTAATTCAACACCTGCTAAAGGTCCAGCAAAAGTAGGGTCTCCTGCTGTAACTGTTTCTGCTGCAAGACCTGCAGCTTCGGCTTCAGCGGCACCTAGTAATATCACAAGATTTTCAGCTCCGAATTTATCGGCAGCATCTTTAACTCTCTTCTGATTTTCTAAGTCCATAGCCCCAGCAGCTGTTCAGACGAAACATTCTGTTGCTGAGAATATAACTTCTGCGCTGTCAACTGTTTTAACACATTCTTCTATTGCAGGTCCTGGCACACCATCACGGTCGCCTATTATCATGACCTTTTTATTTTCAAGTACGCTCATAATAGTCCTCCTAAATTAAATTTTTCTTTATTATTTTTTATATTTTTATTTTTTATTTACAGTCTATACTGTAAAGTTGATTTTAATTTCTTTAGATATTGATTAATATCCTTTTGCAGTTAAATATCCGAAACCAGTTTCGTTAGTAGCACCAGTTATAGCCTGGATTTCTACTTCTATAGTTCCGTCTGGTCTTAATGCTCCAGCAGCTCCACCTGCTATTACATCAACATATTCTATATGTCCTATAACTTTATCAAGTTTAGGTAAGTTTATAACCTGGTTAGCATTTCCTCCAGTTACAACAGCATTTGCTCTAACGTCTGCATCTGCTAATGACTGAGAAGCACCATCTCTACCAGCATATTCATCTGTTACTATAACAGTTTTAACACCCTGCATTTCTATTTTTTTACAGTTCATTATTAAGTCTGTATCAGGGTTACCGAAACCTTCCTGAGATACTATAACAGCATCTAATCCAAGGTATTTACATAATTTTGAAGACCAGTTTGAAGATCTTTCTTTGTCAGCTAAGTAAACATTTTCATTAGTTATTATAACACCCATGAAGTTTATTTCTTTTCCGTGCTGAGCATATAATTCTTCTATTACACCGTTGTTCATGTGTACATAACTTGGGTTTTTGTCACATGCAGAAACACAGTTACCACTTACTATAGCAGTATCAAGTACTTCTGTTGGGTAAAGTATTGTTGGAACTATCTGTTTAGCATCTACACCGTATACGTAAGTATCGTGTAATAGTCCCTGAGTCTGAAGCATGTAAACATATCCAACTTTTGGAAGTTCTGGATATTCTGCAGCCTGTTCGAATAATGGTTTAGTTTCATATACAGATACTTCATCAGGAGTAAGTTCTTTAGCAACTTTTCCTAAGTAAGCAGCAGCTTTGAATCCTATCATTCTAACAGCTTTTTCATGATCATGCTGTCTTAAACCATCTACTGGTTCAGCTATAACAACAACGTTGTTTAATTTTGAGAATGGAGTATATTTAGCTCCTTCTCCTGTCATGTCTACTATACCTTCCTGGAAACCAACTATTTTACCAGTTGTAACTACAGCAACACCTTTTAATGCGTGAGTTCTACCTTCACCAACTGTATCAACTTTAGATATGATACCTGGGAATACTCCTCCGTTACCTTCTACCTTAACTCTTGGTTCGATAACATCTTTAACTGGTGTTATTCTTATGCTTTCTCCTGGGTGAGCTAATTCTATATCTATTGATTTGATATGTTCATCTCCACCTATTTCCTGTAGCATCTCTTCTTTGTTTACGAATAAAACACCATCTTTAACTTCAGTTTTTTCACCAAACTGAACATCTTTTATAAAGATTTTTCCTAATTCAAGACGCATAACGCACCTCCCATAAAAATTTGTATAAAATTAACCTTTTAAAATAAATTAATTAAAAGCTAATAATAGGCTCTTAAACGTATTTTTTGATCATAGCTTCTATGTTAGCTATTGTTGCATCATCTTTAGTAACTTCGTCTATTTTTTCTCCGTCTTTGTAAACAGCTAATGTTGGAAGTCCTAAAACTTTCTGTTTTATAGCAAGTCTTCTTGCTTTTGTTATGTCCATTTCACAGAATTTCATTCCTGCAGCGTATTTTTCAGCTAATTCATGTACTTCTGGCATTAAAGCTTTACATGGTTCACATCCCTGACTCCAGTAATCTACGAATACATATCCTTCTGCTTCTAATACTTCTGTTGCGAATGTGTCTTTGTCTAATGCTAACATCATTTTTTGTTCCTCCAATTTTTTTATTTATTTTACCTGGAAGCCAAAAGGCTTCCAGAGTATATGCTTTTTTATTATTAATATTTTTTAAATTTTACTGATTATTCAGCGAAGTGTTCTTCTATATATTTTTCAGCCTGAGTTGCTGCTATTGCACCGTCAGCTGTTGCAGTTACAACCTGTCTTAAAGGTTTCTGTCTACAGTCACCAGCTGCGAATACACCTGGTATGTTAGTTCTCATATGGTCGTCAGTTAATAAGTAGTTCTGTTCGTCCATATCTAATATACCTTTGTATAAATCAGTCTGAGCTATAACACCTATGAATACGAATACACCCATTGTTCCATCTTCTTCATCAGCGAAATATTCATGAGTTTCTCCAGTAACTGTGTTTTTGAATACTACAGATTCTAGTATTCCATCACCTTTTATTTCTTCAACTACTGTATCTAGTAAGAATTCTATTTTAGGGTTCTTTCTAGCTTTTTCTTCTATACTCTTAGCACATCTGAATCCCTGTCTTCTGTGAACTATTGTAACTTTTCTAGCGAATTTAGTTAAGTACATAGCTTCTTCTAAAGCACTGTCTCCTCCACCAACTACGAATACTTCGAAGTCTTCAAAGAAATCAGCGTCACAAGTTGCACAGTAAGAAACACCTTTACCAGTGAATTCTGCTTCTCCTGGGCATCCTATTTTTCTTGGGCTAGCACCAGCTGCTACTATAACAGCTTTAGCTCTATATTCTGTACCACTTTCACCTTTTAATACTTTTATATCTCCTTCAAGCTGAACTTCAACTATACCATCTCTTTTTATTTCAGCACCGAATTCATCACACTGCTGAACCATTCTAGCTGTTAAAGATGGACCACTTGCATTTTCAACAGATCCAGGATAGTTTGCAACTTCATGAGTTATAACTATCTGACCACCGTTTTTAGTTTTTTCTAATATTAAAGTTTTCATTTTAGCTCTAGCTCCGTATATTCCGGCTGCTAGTCCAGCTGGTCCTCCACCGATTATGACTATGTCATATAAATTTTCCATTTCGTCATCCTCCTGATTGAAATATAAATCTTTTATTAATTTAAAATTCAAAATTTAAAACAATATTATAATTTCGAATAGTAATTACTAGTAGTTATTACCGAAAAATGTTTTCCTATGATACAAATGCTTTTGTAAATGTTTTCCGAAAATATAAATCTAATACTATTCATTCTAATACTCATACTGGATTCTCGAGATTGTATTAGTCATTATATCTAAATCTATAACTCTAAAATCATCCATTACACTTTCTATCCAGTTAGGAGTTTTTTTATCATTTTGGAACTTAGAAGCTGTGTTAATTGCATCCTCTATTAGCTCTACTGATTGATAATCTAATCCATCTCCCTCAGCCATTATAACTGTTCTGTAAGGAGTTTCATTAGGTTTTACACTTCCATAAAGTGGGTGTGAAAGTAGTTTAGATCCTTTATGAATATATTTTCTACATTCTTCAAGAACACCTATGTAAGATGTATCAATAAGTCTAACATCCTTTTCAGGAAAACTTTCTTTTATTTTAGAATTATTTGTTACTATAAACATCTTTACACTCTCTTTCATCCTAGAAACTTTAAACAAAAAAACAGAGAAAACAAATTTCCCAATTTGTCTTCCCTGTCAAAATTCATCTTCAGAGATCTGTCCGCCATATAGTATATTCACCTGAGAATTTCACATTTACTATCGGGTAATAGTAAACATTTGTACCTTCGGTCCCCATTTAAGGAAGTCTCCTATACGCTTCATCCAGAATTATAAAATTTTTGTTTTTTGTCTGTCTCTATATTTGTTAAGTTAAGTATATAAATTTTCGATACAAATATCAAGTCTTTTTTTTAATTTTTTTCTATTAAATTTTCAAATATTTTTCACATATTTTTCTAACAACTTATAAAAGTTAGTTATATACTTAACTTTAACTACTTACATCTTTAATCCACCTTTAAAGTTGTTAGTCATATTTTTTTTATTTTTTGGTTCTTTTTATCTATTTTATTTTATTTTCTATATATATTTTAAAATTTATATTGTATTTCGTACCAATATATTTATTTTTTTGATATTTAATATACTTTAAGTTCACTATTCCAAATCATTATTTTTTGTATACCTTACCAATACTCCACGTATAGATTTTTTCTATAATATTATCTAAGCATCCTTTTTCAAATGGGGATTTGAGATTTCCTTTTTCAACAGTTTCTACAAAAGATCTTTTTCCTGCATCTTTACAAATTTCCATATAACTATTCAAAACTCTATCATAATCTTCTTCCATATCAGACCATATTTGAAGTGCACAAACTTCAGCAAGCGCATAATCTATATAATAAAACGGATTTTTAAAAATGTGCCCTTGCTTAAACCACCAACAACCTTTTTCTAAAAAATCATTTTTATCATAATCTTTCCAAGGAGTATATATCTTTTCCAACCTTCTCCATTCTGATTTTCTTTCTAATGGTGTAAGTTCAGGATTTTTATATATAATATGCTGAAACTCGTCTACTATCATACAATAAGGAATTAACCTAACAATAGTTGCCATATGAGTTCTTTTGAATTTTTCATCATTATCTTTAAAAAATAACTTCATCCAAGGCCATGTTAAAAGCTCCATAGACATTGAATGGATTTCACAACAATCAAGTGTAGGGAAATTTATCTCAGGCATATCTATATTTCTAGACATATATAGCTGGAATGCATGTCCTGCTTCATGAGTTAATGTATCTACATCATCAAAAGTCTTATTGAAATTTGAAAAAATAAACGGTGCTTTTATTTCTGGTATGTATGTACAATATCCTCCAAAACCTTTAGATTCTTTTGTTTCTAAATCCATAAATCCATTTTCTACCATAAAATCAAAAAATTCTCCTGTTTCTTTAGATAATTCATGGTACATTTTTGATGCTGCTTCTATAGTTTCATCATAATCTGTTTCAGGCTCCATATTCCACCCTGGATATTCAACATCATCATCGTAATATTTTAATTCCTCAATTCCAAGTCTTTTTTTCTTTTGATTATTAAATTCATAAACTAAGGGAATCCACTTTTCCCTAACTTCATCTCTAAATTTAACTACATCTGATTCATTGTATTCAGTTCTTTTCATTCTAATATATCCTAGCTCTACGAAGTTATCATATCCTAGCTTTTTAGCTATCCTATCTCTAACCTTAACCAATTCATCAAAAACAGAATCAAATTTGTCTTCAATCGATTCAAAATAGTTATAAAACTGTTCTGATGATTTTCTTCTTTCTTCTCTATTATCCGATAACATATACTTATTCATTTGAGATAAATTATTATATTTACCTTCATATAATATTTTTGCAGATGCCAATAACTTTGTATACTCAGAGCAAAGTTTATTCTCTATTTTTAATTCTTCAACTATATCTTCCGAAAATTCCTTTAAACTAAATTCAACAAGTTTATAAAAATGTTTCCCATACTTTTGTTCTATTTCTTTTTCAAAGTTAGAATTTACAATAGCTTCATAGAATAATTTATCTATTTTTTTGTATTCTGGACCACGTTCATCCCAATATTTATTTTCCAGTGATATACTTTCATCATGTGTGTTTATACTATATTTTAATGACGCCAGTGTCTTCATACTTTCGATATGATTTCTTATTTTATTTATCTCAACTATATTTTTATCAAATTCTTCAAAATCATTACTTTTTTTCATCTCATCTATTAACAATACTATTTTTTTATTAATATCATCAAAACTAGGTCTTTCATATTTATATTCTGAAAATTTCATTTTACCACCTCTCAAAAAAAGCTGTATAAGAATTATCCTATACAGCTATCTTTTTATATATAAATTATATATTTTTTAAGTTTTTCATACTTATATCAAGTGCTTTTACTGAATGAGTAAGTGCTCCTGAAGATACAACATCTACACCTATTTTACCTATTTCTTCTATGTTATCTAATGTAACATTTCCTGAAAACTCTACTATTGCTTTATGATCTATTATCTCTAAAGCTTTTTTTGCAGTTTCAAGGTCCATATTATCTAGCATTATTATATCTGCTCCAGCTTCTACAGCTTCTTTAACCATATCTAAAGTTTCAACTTCAACTTCTATCTTAGTAACAAAAGATGCATAGTTTCTAGCTGCTTCTATAGCTTCTTTTACACCGCCAGCAGCTCCTATATGGTTATCTTTAAGCATTACTGCATCAGATAAATTCATTCTGTGGTTATTACCTCCACCCATTTTAACTGAATATTTATCTAATATTCTAAGGTTAGGAATAGTTTTTCTACTGTCTAATAACTTTGTATTACTTCCTTCTAATTTTTCCACAAATTTACTAGTCATAGTTGCTATACCACTCATTCTCTGAAGATAGTTTAGTGCAACTCTTTCTCCCATTAAAAGATTTCTAGTACTTCCAGTTAATTTCGCTAATAACTGTTTATTATGTACTTTATCTCCATCTTTTGCAAAGAACTCTATCTCAACATCTCCAAGTATGTCGAAAACTCTTTTGTATACTCCAAGCCCTGCTATAACTCCATCTGCTTTACATATAAGGTCTACTGTAGATTTAGATTCTTCACCAACTACAGAATTAGTGCTTATATCTTCATTTGGAATATCTTCTATAAGGGCTTCTCTTATCATCTTATCTACAATCAAATAATTCATAATCGAAATCCTCTCTAATTCTAACTATTTCATCAATAACTTTCTTTTTATTTTCTTTCATTAATTCATCTACAGAAACTTCAAGATTTGGAATTTCTTTAGTAACAAGTTCTGTATCTTTTATATGTGAATTTATATCATTTGCTGCTCTTTTTGAAAATACTAAACCTTCAAGTAATGAGTTACTTGCTAGTCTATTTGCACCATGCACTCCTGTACAGCTTACTTCTCCTACTGCATATAGATGGTCCATAGTAGTTTTTGAATTAAGATCTACATGGATTCCTCCCATAAAGTAATGCTGCGCTGGAGATACTTTTATTAAATCTGTACCTATATTAGTACCTCTTTCTAAGCATCCATTGTATATAAATGTAAATCTATTTTTTAAATACTCTTCTCCAAGATGTCTTGCATCTAGATATACATAATCAGTTCCATCTTTTTTCATCTGTTCAAATATAGCATGAGATACAACATCTCTTGGTAATAATTCTTCAACAAATCTTTCTCCATCTTTATTTTTTAGAAGAGCACCTTCTCCTCTTAAAGATTCAGATATAAGCATTCTTCTTCCGTTTGAATTTTCTTCATAGAATGCTGTTGGATGTATCTGTATGTAGTTTAGATTTTCTACTTCAACTCCATTTTTAAGAGCTATAGCTATACCATCTCCTGTTAAGTGTCTCTGGTTTGTAGAGTTTTTGAATAATCCACCTATTCCTCCACAAGCTAAGACTACATCTTTAGCAAATATATGATCCTCTTCTCCATCTTTGAATACTCTAGCTCCTATACATTTACCATCTTCTGTTATTATGTCTAGAAGAGTTGCATCTTCTATCATTTCTATATTTTTTCTAGTAAGAGCTGATTTATAAAGAGTTTTAAATACTATTTCACCTGTATTATCTTTACAGTGAACTATTCTATTTACTCTATGAGCACCTTCTCTAGTATAATCTATCTTTCCATTTTCCATATCAAGTGGCATACCATATTCTTCAACTATCTGAGATATATTTTCAATAGACTCTTCAGCTAATACCTGAACAGCCTCTTCTCTATTTTCATATCTTCCCGCTTTCATAGTATCTTCTACAAATGGTTTAATATCCTCTTCATTTAATGCAGTAGATATACCACCTTGAGCAAGATATGTATTATTATTGTCCATAGTTGATTTAGATATTACTGTTACATTTAGTTCTGGATTTAAATTAAGAGCACAGTAAAGTCCAGCTACTCCACTGCCCACAATTAAAACATCTTTTTCTAATTTCATTTTTATCCCTCGATTTTTTATCCCTCTGATAATTTGTGCATATTAAGTAGTGAATTTAAAGCATTAACTCTAACATTTTCTTCTACTATAACTTCATTTTCCATATTTAGTAAAGTATTATATAAGTTTTCTAATGTAGTCTTTTTCATATCACCACACTGTATTGCACCATTTCCTCCTGGGAAATAGAATTTTTTATCAGGATTTTTTTTCTGTAGCTCGTATAATATTCCTTCTTCTGTAGCTACTATAAATTCTTTAGCTTCATTTTCTGTAGCATATTTTATTATTCCAGAAGTACTTCCAACAAAATCTCCCATACTTCTTATTTCTTTTCTACATTCTGGATGAACTAATACCTTTGCATTTGGATGAGCTTCTTTTAACTCAGTTACTTCACTTTCTTTTATTCTATCGTGAATTGTACAACATCCATCCCAAAGTATAAATTCTTTTTCTGGGAAATGTTCTGCTATATATCCACCTAAGTTTCTATCAGGTAAGAATAATATCTGTTTATTTTCAACATTGCCTAGTATTTTTAAAGCACTTGATGATGTAACAGACACATCACAATGAGCTTTAACATCAGCAGTTGAATTTATATAACATACTGTTAATGCTTCTGGATATTTTTCTTTCATTTCTATAACAGCCTTTTCGCTAGCCATATCTGCCATTACACAACCAGCGTTCTTCACAGGCATAAGTACAGTTTTTTCTGGTGAAAGTATTTTTGCACTTTCTCCCATAAATTTAACTCCACAGAATACTATAACTTCTTCCTTACAATCTCTAGCTATTTCACTTAAATAATAAGAATCTCCTACTTCATCTGCTATCGCCTGTATTTCAGGCGGCTGATAGAAATGAGCTAATATTATAGCATTTCTCTCTTTTTTAAGCTCTTTAATTTTGCTTACTAAATTTTCGTTCATGTTATTTGTACACCACTTTCTTGTTATTTTTTTATCTAGCTTTTTTGACAATCTTACGATTTTATTTTTTATTTTCTAATTATAACTCAAAATTATTATAGCATTATACTTTATCTTCTTCAATGATAAAGAAATTTTTAACATATTTGATAGAAATTCTATCATTTTCAAATGATTTAAAAATTTTATTATTTGTTATTTTTTTATCATTATATTTATTTTTAGCTATTTTTATATTTTTTAATAAATCTAATCATATATTTTTTCTATCGAATATAAATAAATTATCATTTTTAATTATCATAAATCTGTAACTTTTTTAACATTTTTATAGTAAGTTATTTTTTCACATTGACTCAAAATAAAAAAAGCTTTTCCTAACTACTCTTTCTTTACTTTATTTTTTTCATTAATTTCTTTATTTTTATTTGATATTATCGCATATTTTTCACACTTGATTATGATATTTTATAGTTGTATACTATATATAAAGAGTTTTGTATACAATGTTAAATTTCATTAATTGTATTTTTGTACCGAAATTATAAATTTTTTGGTTGATTTCTTATCAACTATATTTATTTTTTGTTTTAACTTTATTTTAAATTTAACATAAAATACAACTCTTATAAAAATTTTATATTAAAAGAGGTGTTTTACAATGACAGCATTCATAATTGGACTAGTAATGCTTCTAGTTGGCGGTATGGTTTATGGTAAATACTGTGAAAAAGTATTTGGACCAGATGATAGACCTACTCCAGCAATAACTCTTGAAGATGGTGTTGACTTCGTTCCTATGAAAAAAATGAAGAACGCACTAATCGAGCTACTTAACATAGCAGGTACAGGACCTATCCTTGGACCTATCCAGGGTATATTATTTGGACCTATAGCGTTCATATTAATACCAATAGGTTGCGTTCTTGGTGGTGCAATGCATGACTACATGAGTGGTATGATATCTTTAAGAAATAACGGTGAACAGATGCCAGGTATAATAAGAAAATACTTAGGAAAAGGTGTATATAATGTATACAACGTATTCCTTTGCTTCTTAATGATACTAGTTGGTGCAGTTTTCATCTACACTCCAGGGGACTTAGTTGTTACTCAGATACTTCATCAGCAGTCAGTTATATCTAACCCAGTTGTTTGGATTGTTTACGGTGCTATATTTGCTTACTATCTAGCAGCTACATTATTCCCAATAGATAAGATAATAGGTAGAGTTTATCCTATATTTGGTATAATACTTCTATTATCAGCTATAGGTGTTGGTATAGGTATATTTGTAAAAGGATACGATTTAACTCCTTTAACAGCTGAAAACTGGATGGGTGTTCATCCTCAGGGATTACCAATACTTCCTATATTCTTCGTAACAGTTGCTTGTGGTATCGTTTCAGGATTCCATTCAACTCAGGCTACTTTAATAGCTAGATCTGTTACAAATGAAAGAGAAGGTAAATTCACATTCTACGATATGATGATTCTTGAAGGTTTAATAGCTATGATATGGTCAGCAGCAGCAATGGGTGTTTACAATGCTCCAGGTCTTGTTGCTCCAGAACAGATTGGTTCTCCAGATGTTATCGGTATAGTTGCTAATGACTTACTTGGTAAAGTTGGTGGACTTATAGCAATACTTGGTGTTATAGTTCTTCCTATAACTTCAGGAGATACAGCTTTAAGATCTGTTCGTCTTATGATAGGTGATGCACTTCACATCGACCAGACTAAGAAGAAAAACAGATTCACATTATCAGCTTGTATATTCGTACCAGTTGCAGCTATATTAGTATTCGCTAAATCAAATGCAGAAGGTTTCAACGTATTATGGAGATACTTCGCATGGGCTAACCAGACTATAGCTTGTTTCGCATTTGCTATGATAACAGTTTACTTATTATCTAATAAGAAAAACTACATAATGTCACTTATACCAGGTATGTTCTATGTATTCATCATATCTGCATACATCTTAAATGCTCAGATAGGATTCAGATTACCAATGAATATAGCTTACATAGGTGGGGTTGTATTAGCAATTGTATACGCAGCCTTAGTTATTAAAAAAGGTAAAAATACAGTTGATGGTGAAAGATTAGCTTAATCTTAATCATGATATAACTAATAATTAATATAAAAAAGACTATGCAAATTGCATAGTCTTTTTTATTATCTTTATTTAAATTCTCTAGCAGTTTCTTCTCCCTTTAATACCCTTAAAGCACCAAATGCTAAAGATTCCATTTCATTTTCTCCTGGCATAATCTCTACATGAGAAATAAATTTAATTTTTTTCTTAAGCTTACTTGTAAACATATTAGAGTGTGCTATTCCACCTGTAACAATGATAGCATCTACATCCCCATCTACAACTGTCGCCATCTCTCCAATAGCCTTAGCCATCTGATAAACCATTGCGTCGTATACTATTTCAGCATATTTATCTCCATCTGATATCATTTCTTCAACTTTTCTTAGGTCGTTTGTATTTAGGTAAGAGTATATACCACCTTTACCTCTTATCTTCTTTTTCATATCGTATAAGCTAAATTTATTTTCATAACATTCTTCTATTAAAGCTATACAAGGAACTCTACCAGATCTATCTGGTGAGAATGGCCCTTCATCATCAGAAATCATATCACTCATCTGACCATGTTCATGAAGATAAACAGTAGCTCCTCCACCAACATGTGCAACAATTAGATTCAAACTTTTATAATCTAATCCCTTATCTTTAGCATATTTTAAAGCCATTGCTCTAGTATTTAAAGCATGCCCCATACTAGTTCTTTCAAAGTCTTTTAAACCAGATATTCTTGCCACATCACTCATCTCATCAACAGAAATAGAATCATAAATAAATGAATCTATTTCTACAGAATCAGCTATAGACTTAGCTATAACAGCCCCTAAGTTTGAAGCATGGTCTAATACTGGTCTATTTTTAAGAGTATCAATCATCAAATCATTTACTCTATACGCACCTGATTTAACTGGTGGAAGCGCCCCACCTCTTCCAACTACAGCATTTAAACTTTTTACATCTATCCCTTTTTCTTCAAGCAATTTTTCTATAGCTT harbors:
- the buk gene encoding butyrate kinase — translated: MKFRVLAINPGSTSTKVAVYDDDNLIMSESIAHSSEELSKYKCNMDQLEMRTEAIEKLLEEKGIDVKSLNAVVGRGGALPPVKSGAYRVNDLMIDTLKNRPVLDHASNLGAVIAKSIADSVEIDSFIYDSISVDEMSDVARISGLKDFERTSMGHALNTRAMALKYAKDKGLDYKSLNLIVAHVGGGATVYLHEHGQMSDMISDDEGPFSPDRSGRVPCIALIEECYENKFSLYDMKKKIRGKGGIYSYLNTNDLRKVEEMISDGDKYAEIVYDAMVYQMAKAIGEMATVVDGDVDAIIVTGGIAHSNMFTSKLKKKIKFISHVEIMPGENEMESLAFGALRVLKGEETAREFK
- a CDS encoding carbon starvation CstA family protein, which gives rise to MTAFIIGLVMLLVGGMVYGKYCEKVFGPDDRPTPAITLEDGVDFVPMKKMKNALIELLNIAGTGPILGPIQGILFGPIAFILIPIGCVLGGAMHDYMSGMISLRNNGEQMPGIIRKYLGKGVYNVYNVFLCFLMILVGAVFIYTPGDLVVTQILHQQSVISNPVVWIVYGAIFAYYLAATLFPIDKIIGRVYPIFGIILLLSAIGVGIGIFVKGYDLTPLTAENWMGVHPQGLPILPIFFVTVACGIVSGFHSTQATLIARSVTNEREGKFTFYDMMILEGLIAMIWSAAAMGVYNAPGLVAPEQIGSPDVIGIVANDLLGKVGGLIAILGVIVLPITSGDTALRSVRLMIGDALHIDQTKKKNRFTLSACIFVPVAAILVFAKSNAEGFNVLWRYFAWANQTIACFAFAMITVYLLSNKKNYIMSLIPGMFYVFIISAYILNAQIGFRLPMNIAYIGGVVLAIVYAALVIKKGKNTVDGERLA